In the Solanum pennellii chromosome 5, SPENNV200 genome, one interval contains:
- the LOC107019339 gene encoding uncharacterized protein LOC107019339: protein MAPKDGNESDNDEEIQNQMTSHETGTTEEIRVLRQQMADMYEAWMSGQPPPSSIREYFNTNMSHPIQVSTSDPIYPPGFSPYANTFNVAGTSMGRPSNTPVISNPLFVSTAPTNSIPQPTMVPKSNSDPPPKVRRDQSYTLEEAIKIPSSHPHIHQYSSPVEIERMVKNEEHEEMNKKMKSLEQSIRDMQGLGGHKGISFSDLCMFPHVHLPAGFKTPKFEKYDGHGDPIAHLKRYCNQLRGAEGKEELLMAYFGESLVGIASEWFIDQDITNWHTWDDLARCFVQQFQYNIDIVPDRSSLANMRKKTTENFREYAIRWREQAARVKPPMKESEMIDVFLQAQEPDYFHYLLSAVGKTFAEVIKVGEMVENGIKSGKIVSQAALKATTQVLQNGSGNIGGKKRREDVATIVSAPRTHVQGNFSQHYFPSQAPQYSVPYTPYHVFNAQPIAPPSYPQRRAPTPQNHPPPPQVHQNTARIPFRPRPQYKKGNGVKDEFTPIGESYASLFHKLRTLNVLSPIERKMSNPPPRNLDYSQHCAYCSNAAGHNIERCWYLKRAIQDLIDSNRIIVESSSGPNINQNPLPRHTETNMLEMMKGHEEFASPYKPILRVGTGIKKSANVVDLTKMMPLGAENELEKLSPSNTPILTVKGALEDVWESPSKAKSFVPKRPNKPILIVQGAHVPLVIIRPVSQLPMTNPKAVPWSYEPTVVTYKGKEIDEEIDGVGGITRSGRCYVPMELRKTRNDQTQIKSSVTEGEAEEFLRKMKLSDYSVVEQLRKTPAQISLLSLLIHSDEHRKAVMKILNEAHVPSKVTVSQLQKIAGRIFEVNRITFSDDELPKEGSGANICPLSTLQKLNVSAERVRPNNVCVRAFDGSKTDVIGEIKLVLTIGPVDFAVNFQVLDINASYNLLLGRPWVHRAGAAPSTLHQMIKFEYDRQEVIVHGEGGLSIYKDSSFPFIKADNENEALLYQASEVVVIEHVPEGSVISKPNMPIASVMVVNELLKHGFGLGKDLGIFLQGRAYPVSLRKSIGTFGLGYQPRIEDKMKAKKHKRDVWSLTKPIQPIYKSFIKARATESYQSSFPEPVMKVSEEMINYFQDLFVEVDMVELGEGTSDRDVQFIGPDVNLNNWEATPLPVKDESCSFYADSSDMTCMQNFSPDLNIQSNLRPNIEIISQEIEYDEDRVFEEVKKDFNHFENKRNPNMSETETINLGDQEIIKETKISVHVRHQKDDIIQALLDYKDVFASSYDNMPGLSTDMVKLRKLKTDMSAIIKEEITKQLEAKVIEVSQNPSWLANIIPVPQKDGKVRMCVDYRDLNKASPKDVFPLPNIHILLGSCAKHEDAFCHIMPKPKASVLQIGEDHSLLKGYYPMVLFT from the exons ATGGCCCCCAAAGACGGAAATGAATCGGACAATGATGAGGAGATCCAAAACCAGATGACTTCACATGAAACAGGGACAACAGAAGAGATAAGGGTGTTAAGACAACAAATGGCAGATATGTACGAGGCTTGGATGAGTGGACAACCTCCACCATCTTCAATCCGAGagtattttaatacaaatatgtctCACCCTATCCAGGTGTCGACAAGCGATCCGATATATCCCCCTGGATTCAGCCCCTATGCTAACACATTCAATGTCGCTGGAACTTCTATGGGGCGCCCTTCGAATACGCCTGTGATAAGTAACCCACTCTTTGTGTCAACTGCCCCGACTAACAGCATCCCGCAGCCAACGATGGTGCCCAAATCCAACAGCGATCCTCCGCCCAAAGTTCGGCGTGATCAGAGTTACACTCTTGAAGAGGCCATTAAAATTCCAAGCTCTCATCCCCACATTCATCAATATAGTTCCCCTGTCGAAATTGAGAGGATGGTAAAAAATGAGGAACATGAAGAaatgaataagaaaatgaagagtttggaaCAGAGTATAAGAGATATGCAAGGACTAGGAGGCCACAAAGGCATCTCGTTCAGTGACTTGTGTATGTTTCCTCACGTCCATTTACCTGCTGGTTTTAAAACTccaaagtttgaaaaatatgatggTCACGGAGACCCCATAGCTCATCTAAAGAGATATTGCAACCAATTGAGGGGTGCAGAGGGCAAAGAAGAGTTACTTATGGCCTATTTTGGGGAAAGCTTAGTAGGGATTGCATCTGAATGGTTCATAGATCAGGATATCACCAACTGGCACACATGGGATGATTTGGCTCGATGTTTTGTACAGCAATTCCAATATAATATTGACATTGTTCCAGATCGCTCCTCGTTAGCCAACATGAGGAAAAAGACCACGGAAAATTTTCGTGAATATGCTATCAGATGGAGGGAACAAGCTGCTAGGGTTAAACCACCGATGAAGGAGTCAGAGATGATTGACGTTTTTCTCCAGGCGCAAGAACCTGATTACTTTCACTATCTGCTTTCTGCCGTAGGGAAGACATTCGCTGAAGTTATTAAGGTAGGGGAAATGGTGGAAAATGGCATCAAGTCTGGAAAGATTGTAAGTCAAGCTGCCTTAAAAGCCACAACACAAGTGCTTCAAAATGGTTCTGGAAATATTGGAGGGAAGAAGAGAAGGGAGGATGTGGCCACTATTGTATCAGCGCCTAGGACTCATGTCCAAGGTAATTTCTCACAACACTATTTTCCTTCCCAAGCTCCACAATATTCTGTCCCATACACTCCATATCATGTTTTTAATGCACAACCAATTGCACCCCCTTCTTATCCACAGCGGCGTGCACCAACTCCACAAAATCATCCACCACCCCCACAAGTTCATCAAAATACTGCTAGAATTCCTTTCCGTCCTAGACCACAATACAAAAAGGGAAATGGCGTTAAAGATGAGTTCACTCCTATTGGGGAGTCGTATGCTAGCTTGTTCCACAAATTAAGGACGTTGAATGTTTTGAGTCCTATTGAGAGAAAGATGTCGAATCCTCCCCCGAGAAATTTGGATTATTCTCAACATTGCGCATATTGTTCTAATGCCGCAGGGCACAACATAGAGAGATGTTGGTATTTGAAAAGGGCCATTCAGGATTTGATCGATTCTAACCGAATTATAGTTGAAAGTTCGAGTGGACCCAACATCAATCAAAATCCATTGCCGAGGCATACTGAAACAAACATGTTGGAAATGATGAAGGGTCATGAAGAGTTTGCATCTCCGTATAAGCCAATCCTTAGGGTTGGAACTGGCATTAAGAAGTCAGCAAATGttgttgatttaacaaaaatgatgCCTTTAGGGGCGGAAAATGAGTTAGAAAAGTTGAGTCCATCAAACACACCCATCTTAACTGTGAAAGGAGCCCTTGAAGATGTTTGGGAAAGTCCGAGTAAGGCAAAGTCGTTTGTTCCAAAAAGGCCAAACAAGCCTATCTTGATCGTACAAGGGGCCCATGTTCCTCTTGTGATTATCAGGCCAGTATCCCAGCTCCCAATGACTAACCCCAAAGCTGTTCCTTGGAGTTATGAGCCTACTGTCGTGACATACAAGggaaaagaaattgatgaagaaatagaTGGAGTAGGAGGAATAACCCGTTCAGGAAGATGTTATGTCCCGATGGAATTAAGGAAAACTAGAAATGACCAAACACAAATAAAGAGTTCGGTCACTGAAGGAGAGGCAGAGGAATTCCTAAGGAAGATGAAACTATCAGACTACTCCGTGGtggaacaattaagaaaaactcCAGCCCAAATATCTTTGTTGTCTTTGCTAATACATTCTGATGAACATCGTAAGgctgtaatgaaaattttgaatgaagcaCATGTTCCTAGTAAAGTTACAGTGAGTCAGTTACAAAAGATTGCTGGGAGAATATTTGAGGTAAACCGCATCACTTTTTCAGATGATGAACTACCCAAAGAAG GATCTGGAGCAAATATTTGTCCTTTATCAACTCTACAGAAATTGAATGTTAGTGCTGAAAGGGTCCGACCCAACAATGTATGTGTTAGAGCTTTTGATGGGTCAAAAACAGATGTTATTGGTGAAATAAAGCTCGTACTAACCATAGGTCCTGTGGATTTCGCTGTGAATTTTCAAGTGTTGGATATCAACGCGTCCTACAATCTATTGTTGGGGAGGCCATGGGTGCATAGGGCTGGAGCAGCCCCCTCAACGTTGCATCAAATGATTAAGTTTGAATACGACCGACAAGAGGTAATTGTTCATGGTGAGGGGGGTTTGTCAATCTACAAAGACTCTTCCTTCCCCTTTATCAAGGCGGATAATGAGAATGAGGCACTACTTTATCAAGCTTCTGAGGTAGTGGTTATTGAGCATGTCCCCGAGGGGAGTGTCATTTCAAAACCAAATATGCCCATCGCGTCTGTAATGGTGGTGAATGAATTGCTGAAACACGGGTTTGGGCTGGGTAAAGACTTAGGAATCTTCTTGCAAGGAAGAGCTTATCCTGTGAGTCTACGAAAGAGCATCGGTACTTTTGGCTTAGGCTACCAACCTAGAATCGAGGACAAAATGAAGGCAAAGAAGCATAAGAGAGATGTATGGTCACTTACCAAGCCTATACAACCAATCTACAAATCTTTCATCAAAGCCCGCGCAACAGAATCTTATCAATCATCTTTTCCAGAGCCAGTGATGAAAGTTAGCGAAGAAATGATCaactattttcaagatttatttgtcGAGGTTGATATGGTGGAACTCGGAGAAGGCACTAGCGACAGAGATGTGCAATTCATTGGTCCTGATGTCAATCTAAACAATTGGGAGGCCACCCCTCTCCCCGTTAAAGACGAGTCTTG TTCTTTCTATGCCGATTCTAGTGATATGACATGCATGCAGAATTTTTCGCCAGATCTTAATATCCAATCTAATCTTCGAcctaatattgaaataataagtcAAGAAATCGAATATGATGAAGACAGAGTATTTGAGGAAGTAAAGAAGGATttcaatcattttgaaaataagCGAAATCCAAATATGAGTGAAACTGAGACGATAAATTTGGGGGATCAGGAAATTATTAAGGAGACTAAGATAAGTGTACATGTTCGACATCAAAAGGACGATATAATCCAGGCCCTGCTTGATTACAAAGATGTTTTTGCGTCATCTTATGATAACATGCCTGGATTAAGCACTGACATGGTT AAGTTGAGAAAACTCAAAACCGACATGAGTGCAATAATTAAAGAGGAGATCACAAAGCAACTTGAGGCCAAAGTCATTGAAGTCTCTCAAAATCCTTCTTGGTTAGCCAATATCATACCCGTCCCTCAGAAAGACGGCAAAGTTCGAATGTGTGTTGATTATCGTGATTTGAATAAGGCAAGTCCAAAAGATGTTTTTCCTTTGCCTAACATCCATATTTTATTGGGTAGTTGTGCTAAACATGAGGACGCATTTTGCCACATCATGCCGAaaccaaaggcaagtgttcTCCAAATTGGAGAGGACCATTCGTTGTTAAAAGGGTATTACCCAATGGTGCTCTTTACTTAG